The Rhizobium sp. WSM4643 genome contains the following window.
CGGCGCTTTCGCCGCTGCTCTGGTGACGGACGAGCGGCGCGCCATCTCGAATGAGACGACGGAAGCGCTGCGCCAGTCCGGCTTGGCTCATATCGTCGCCATCTCCGGCCTCAACATGGCGCTGTCGGCCGGTATCTTCTTCGTTGGGTTCCGGATGTTGCTCAGCCTCTTTCCCGGCGTCGCTGAGGCCTATCCGACGAAGAAGATCGCTGCCGCCGGCGCGCTCATCGCCGTGACCGCCTATTTCCTGATCTCGGGCTTTGGGGTCTCTGCCGAACGCGCCTTCATCATGATGGCCATCATGTTGATTGCCGTCTTCTTCGACCGGCCGTCGATCAGCCTGCGCAATGTCGCGCTCTCCGCGCTCGTCATCATCGCCATTTCGCCGTCCGAGGTCTTGGGTCCGAGCTTCCAGATGTCCTTTGCCGCGACATTGGCGCTGGTCTCGGGCTATCAGCTGTGGAAGGACCGGCGCGTCCGCGAAAACGCCTTCTTCAAGCTGCCGATCATCAGGCCGGTCGTTACGGTTGCGGGTTTCTTCGGCGGCGTCTTCCTGACGTCGCTGATCGGCGGCTTTTCAACCGCGCTGTTTTCGATCGAGCATTTTCATCGCCTGACCGCCTATGGCCTGCCGGCAAACCTCGCGACGATGCCGATCATCTCCTTTATCGTCATGCCGGCCGGGCTGCTGGCGATGCTGCTCATGCCTTTCGGTCTGGATGTTTGGGCCTGGAAGGTCGTCGGATTCGGCCTCGATCTGGTGATCGCGGTCGCAAAGACGGTATCCGGCTGGGGCGGCAATATCGACGTTGGCCGCTTGCCCGGCTGGTATTTCGCGGTCGCCGTGGCAGGCTTTCTTCTGCTGACGCTGCTCCGGACGCGACTGCGCCATTCCGGCACATCGATCATCGCAGTCTCGACGCTCATCCTGTTGCTTCTACCGGTTCCCCGGCCGCCGGATCTGGTGATTTCGGAGGATGGCAATCTCGTCGCGGTCGTCGAGGCGGCAGCAATGGCGTCCAACCGTGAACGACCGCCGGATTTCATCTTCGACCAATGGCAGAGAGCGCTGGTCCTGCCGACGCATGATCCGCCGAAGATGCTGGATGGTCCTGCTATCCCGCCGGAGGGAGAAGACCGCCGCGTCAGGCTTTCCCGCGATCAGCAGAACGAGGCGAGGACCGCGATGCGAGCGGCCGCAGCGGCCGGCGACACAAACCGCTTTTCCTGCGTCAAGAAGGCCTGGTGCGCATCAAGGCTTGGCAATGGCCATGTCGTGGCCGTCATCGACAATGCCGCCTATCTCGGCCCGGCATGCGACGCCGCCGATATCGTCGTGACGTCGGTCCGCCTGCGCTTCAACAGCTGCCGCTCAGGTGCGACGCTCTTCACCGGTGAAACGCTGCGCAGGACCGGTTCCGTCGAGTTGCGTTTCACGGGCGCCGGCCTGGAGGTCGCAACCGCATTCGATGCATTGTCGCGGCCATGGATGCGCCATCGCGCCTATGACTGGCGCAGCAATAGTTTTACCGAGCCCGGTCTAGCCAAGGTCAGTGATAGCGGCGAATAAGACCGACGAGCTTGCCCTGAACCTTGACACGGTCCGGCCCGAAAATCCGGGTCTCGTAAGCCGGGTTGGCGGCTTCGAGCGCGATCGAGGCGCCCTTGCGGCGGAAGCGTTTGAGTGTCGCTTCCTCGTCGTCGACGAGAGCAACGACGATGTCGCCAGGACTTGCGGTGCTGCCGTTGCGGATGATCACGGTGTCACCGTCAAAGATGCCGGCATCGATCATCGAATCGCCCTTGACCTCCAGCGCATAATGTTCACCGGAACCGAGCATGTCGGCCGGAACGACGATGTCGTGGGTGTTGTTCTGGATCGCCGAGATCGGAACACCGGCGGCGATGCGGCCCATGACCGGCACGGAGACTGAGTTGCCGTTGTCGGCGACGGGTTTTGCAGGGGCAGGAGCGGCGACCGGCTGTGGCTTGCCGAGGCTGCCCTCGATGACGCTCGGCGAAAAGCCACGCCGCGGTTGGATGCTGGGGCTGTAGGCCTCCGGAAGCTTGATGACCTCGATCGCGCGGGCCCGGTTCGGTAGGCGGCGAATGAAGCCACGTTCCTCGAGCGCTGTAATCAAGCGATGAATCCCGGACTTCGAAGCGAGGTCCAGGGCATCCTTCATTTCGTCGAAAGATGGCGGAACGCCGGATTCCTTCATGCGCTCATGAATGAAAAGGAGAAGCTCCTGTTGTTTGCGCGTGAGCATCGACGTTGTGACCTCGTGATTGAAACAAATCCAGAACAGACACTATATGTTCCATATGTGTTCCGCAAGTAGCTAAATTTCCGTAAAACTTGGCACCAACTCGTCGAGATTCTTATTTTCATTCGCCGGATTGGACACATGTCTTGCATTGAGGGTGGCGCTGTCGCACATCTCTTGCCGATTTGAGGAGGGATATGATGAACACGCATTCCACCAAACCGTACCCGCTGGATCATGTCGTGCTGCCGGTCGTCGACATCGATCTGGCGCGCGAAAGGCTCGGCAAGCTCGGCTTCACCGTTGCCGCCGATGCGCGCCACCCCTTCGGGACGGAGAATGCCTGCGTCTTCTTTGCCGACAAGACCTATCTGGAGCCGCTCGGGATCGCGAGCGTCGAGGAGAGCGAGGCATCGGCGCGACGAGGCAATGTCTTCACCGCTCGCAACCGGGCTTTCCGCTTCCGTTGCGGCGCGGAGGGGCTTTCGGCGGTGGCCTTCGGCAGCAAGGATGCCGGCATCGATCATCAGGATTTCGTCGGCAACGGGTCGAGCGCCGGGGAGATGCTGCAGTTCACCCGGCCGATGACGATGCCGGACGGCTCCGAGACGATTGCCGGCTTCAAGCTGGCTTTTGCCGGCGACCTGCGCGCGCCTGATCTCTTGCTCTTCACCGTCGAGCGTATCAATCCGCTGCCGGCCGACCGCGCCGCGCTGGAGACGCATGCCAATGGCGTGACCGGCATAACGGAGATCGCGCTTTGCGCGCCGGAACCGGCCGCATTCGCTGCCTTCGTCGGCCTTGCAGCGGCGCAATCGGCAGTCGAGAAAACCGGTTTCGGCGTCAATGTCGCGGCGTCGAATGCGAAAATCGGTCTGATGACGCCAGAAGGGCTGGAGGCCTATTTCGACATCGCCGGCTCATCCGCAGATCGCGGCCTGCGCGGCCGGGCAATCCTCTTTGCTGTTGCCGATCTTGCCGTGACAGAAGCGCATTTGGCTGCTAACGGGGTGACATACACGCGCAAGAACAATCGCATTCTGGTGAAGCCCGCGCCCGGGCAGGGCACGCTCTTCGCCTTCGAGGAAACACGATGAGCACTGATACGAATTCCGACGTCAGGGTCGGCGAAGGCCAAGGCCAGGTCACCTTTTCCAATACCGGCCGCCTGTCGCTGATTGCCGGTCCCTGCCAGATGGAGAGCCGCGACCACGCCTTCATGGTTGCCGGCACGCTGAAGGAGCTTTGCGGAAGGCTCGGCATCGGCCTCGTCTACAAGAGTTCCTTCGACAAGGCGAACCGGACCTCGCTCTCGGCCGAACGCGGTATCGGGATCGAAAAGGGCATGGAGGTCTTTGCCGACCTCAAGAAGGAATTCGGCTTTCCCGTCCTGGCCGACGTTCATACCGCCGAACAATGCGCCGAGGTGGCAAAGATCGTCGACGTCCTGCAGATCCCGGCCTTCCTTTGCCGCCAGACCGACCTTCTTATTGCCGCGGCCAAGACCGGCCGCGTCGTCAACGTCAAGAAGGGCCAGTTCCTCGCTCCCTGGGATATGAAGAACGTCCTGAAGAAGCTCAATGCCAGTGGCAATCCGAACGTGCTGCTGTGCGAGCGCGGCGCCTCTTTCGGTTACAACACGCTGGTTTCCGACATGCGTTCGCTGCCGATCATGGCGGCGATGGGCGCCCCCGTTATCTTCGATGCGACCCATTCCGTGGCGCAGCCGGGCGGGCAGGGCGAATCCTCCGGCGGTCAGCGGGAATTCGTGGAAACGCTGGCGCGCGCAGCGGTGGCTACCGGTATCGCCGGCGTGTTCGTCGAAACCCACCAGGACCCCGACAATGCACCTTCCGACGGCCCCAACATGGTCTATCTCAAGGACATGCCGCGGCTGCTTGAAAAGCTACTCGCCTTCGATGCGGTCGCCAAGGCTTGACGTTCAACAGCCTGACATGATCGTGCTATAGGCGAGATCCGAACACGGTCCGAAGGGCTGGAAATTGCAGCATTGTAATTTGCACGCCTTCGACTAAGACAGGTTTCGAACCGACTTATCACCCACCGAGCAGGAAGAACCCATGACTGCAATCACCGATATCATCGCCCGCGAGATTCTCGATAGCCGTGGCAACCCCACCGTCGAAGTCGATGTCTATCTCGAAGATGGCAGCATGGGCCGCGCGGCCGTTCCCTCGGGTGCCTCGACGGGCGCGCATGAGGCGGTCGAACTGCGCGACGGCGGCAAGCGCTACCTGGGCAAGGGCGTCGAAAAGGCGGTCGAAGCCGCCAACACCGAGATCTTCGACGCGATCGGCGGCATCGACGCCGAAAACCAGATCCAGATCGACAACATCATGATCGAGCTGGACGGCACGCCGAACAAGTCGCGCCTGGGCGCCAACGCCATCCTCGGCGTGTCGCTCGCCGTCGCCAAGGCTGCCGCCCAGGCGTCCGGCCTGCCGCTCTACCGCTACGTCGGCGGTGCTTCCGCCAGCCTGCTGCCGGTGCCGATGATGAACATCATCAACGGCGGCGCCCACGCGGACAACCCGATCGATTTCCAGGAGTTCATGATCCTGCCGGTCGGCGCCGATTCGATCGCCGAAGCCGTGCGCATGGGTTCGGAAGTCTTCCATACGCTGCGCAAGGAGCTTGCTAGCCAGGGCCACAACACCAATGTTGGCGACGAAGGCGGTTTCGCACCGGGTCTGAAGAGCGCGCCGGAAGCCCTCGACTTCATCATGAAGTCGATCGAGAAAGCCGGCTACAAGCCGGGCGACGACATGTGCCTCGGCCTCGACTGCGCCTCGACCGAATTCTTCAAGGACGGCAAATACGTTCTCGAAGGTGAAGGCCGCACGCTGGAATCGGGCGCCATGGCCGAATATCTGGCCGAGCTCGCCGGCAAGTATCCGATCATCTCGATCGAGGACGGCATGGCCGAAGACGATTGGGACGGCTGGAAGACGCTGACCGACCTGGCTGGCAAAAAGACCCAGCTCGTCGGCGACGATCTCTTCGTCACCAACTCCGCCCGTCTTCGCGACGGCATCCGCATGGGCGTCGCCAACTCGATCCTCGTCAAGGTCAACCAGATCGGCACGCTGACGGAGACGCTCGACGCCGTCAACACGGCGCACAAGGCGGCCTATACCGCCGTCATGTCGCACCGCTCCGGCGAAACCGAAGATTCGACCATCGCCGATCTCGCGGTCGCCACCAACTGCGGTCAGATCAAGACCGGCTCGCTGTCGCGCTCCGACCGCCTTGCCAAGTACAACCAGCTGATCCGCATCGAAGAGGGCCTCGGCCCGCAGGCCCAGTATGCCGGCCGCTCGATCATTCGCGGCTGATCGGATCTGATTTCCAATGGCTTGACCCGCGCCTTCCCGTGAACTGACCCCCGAAGGTTGGATGTCCAACTTTCGGGGGTCAGTTCACCGGCGCGGGTTTTTTATTGCGCGGTTTTTAGAGTCAACGAACGGTTAATCTCTGCGCGTTAGATTGAACGAATTGGTAATGCGTTCAAGAGCATGCGTGTATGTGGACAAAGCATCATAAGAAGAGAAAGATCGGTCGCTTCGTCATTCCGGCCATGACGGTCGCCTTCCTTTCCTATTTCGGTTATCATTGCATCCATGGCGATTACGGCCTGCGCGCGACGGAGACGTTCGAGCATCAGCGTGTCGCGCGTGAAAAAGAGCTTGCAGTCTTGAAGGCGAAGCGCGAACATCTGGAAAATCAGGTCGCGCTGCTGAGTGACGGTTCGCTCGACAAGGATATGCTGGACGAAAAAGCGCGTTATCAGCTCAACATGTCGCGTGCGGACGAGATCGTCGTCTTCAACCATTACTCCAATTAACCGAAAACAGGTTAATTGGAATTTCCGTTGTTTTTCCAATAATTTAGAGCGGAATATGAGCCATGCAATTATGGCATTGCTGTGGTCATGTTTCTTCCCTATGGTACGCGCCACCAAGAAACGACAAACCCATAGGGAGGGTTGAATGGCGCCGCGAAAGACCGCGACCGTTTCCAGCCGCAAAACTGCAGCAAAACCGGCAGCCAAAGCATCGAATGGCGGCCCGGTAGCCGACTTCGATCGCAATGAAGAGCTGAAGGCCTATCGCGAGATGCTGCTGATCCGCCGCTTCGAGGAGAAGGCCGGTCAGCTTTACGGCATGGGCTTCATCGGCGGCTTTTGTCACCTCTACATCGGTCAGGAAGCTGTCGTCGTCGGCATGCAGATGGCGCAGAAGGAAGGCGACCAGGTCATCACCGCCTATCGCGACCACGGCCATATGCTGGCAACCGGCATGGAAGCGCGCGGCGTCATGGCGGAACTGACCGGGCGTCGCAGCGGCTATTCCCACGGCAAGGGCGGCTCGATGCACATGTTCTCGAAAGAGAAGCATTTCTACGGCGGTCACGGCATCGTCGGCGCCCAGGTCTCGCTCGGAACGGGTCTTGCCTTCGCAAACCGCTACCGCGGCAACGACAATGTTTCCATTGCCTATTTCGGCGACGGCGCTGCCAACCAGGGCCAGGTCTACGAGAGCTTCAACATGGCGGCTCTCTGGAAGCTGCCGATCGTCTATATCGTCGAGAACAACCGTTACGCCATGGGCACCTCGACCGCCCGCGCCACCGCGCAGTCGAACTATTCGCTTCGCGGATCCGGCTTCGGCATCCCCGGCATTCAGGTCGACGGCATGGACGTCCGCGCCGTCAAGGCGGCCGCCGACGAAGCGCTCGAACATTGCCGTTCCGGCAAGGGCCCGATCATTCTCGAAATGCTGACCTATCGTTATCGCGGTCACTCCATGTCCGACCCGGCGAAGTATCGCTCCAAGGACGAGGTGCAGAAGATGCGCTCCGAGCATGACCCGATCGAACAGGTGAAGGCACGCCTCGTCGAAAAGGGCTGGGCTTCCGAAGACGATCTGAAGGCGATCGACAAGGATGTCCGCGACATCGTCGCCGACAGCGCCGACTTCGCCCAGGCCGATCCGGAGCCGGATGTATCCGAGCTCTATACCGACATTCTGCTCTAATCGGGGAGGGAACCCATGCCTATCGATATCCTCATGCCCGCCCTCTCTCCGACCATGGAAGAAGGCACACTGTCCAAATGGCTGAAGCAGGAAGGTGACAAGGTCACCTCAGGCGACGTGATCGCCGAAATCGAAACCGACAAGGCGACGATGGAAGTCGAAGCCGTCGACGAAGGCGTCATCGGCAAGCTTCTGGTTCCTGCCGGAACCGAAGGCGTCAAGGTGAACGCCAAGATCGCCGTTCTCCTGCAGGACGGTGAATCCGCATCCGACATGTCTGCGTCCGCTCCGGCAGCAGCGCCGGCTCCTGCTGCTGCACCGCAGGCCGCGCAAGAGGAAAAGCCGGCTGCCGCAACTCCGGCATCCGCACCCGTTCCGGCCGAGCCGAAAGCCCAGGTGCAGAACGATCCGGAAATCCCGGCCGGCACCGAAATGGTGTCGACGACCGTGCGCGAAGCGCTGCGCGACGCCATGGCCGAGGAAATGCGCGCCGACGAAAACGTCTTCGTCATGGGCGAAGAAGTCGCCGAATACCAGGGCGCCTACAAGGTCACGCAAGGGCTGCTGCAGGAATTTGGCCCCCGCCGCGTCGTCGATACGCCGATTACCGAGCATGGCTTTGCCGGCGTCGGCGTCGGTGCAGCCATGGCCGGCCTTCGGCCGATCGTCGAGTTCATGACCTTCAACTTCGCCATGCAGGCGATCGACCAGATCATCAACTCCGCCGCCAAGACGCTTTATATGTCCGGCGGCCAGATGGGCGCTCCGATCGTCTTCCGCGGCCCGAATGGTGCAGCCGCTCGCGTCGGCGCCCAGCACAGCCAGGATTATGCTGCCTGGTATAGCGCCATTCCCGGCCTGAAAGTCGTCATGCCCTATACGGCATCCGACGCCAAGGGCCTGCTGAAGGCTGCAATCCGCGATCCGAACCCGGTCATCTTCCTCGAAAATGAAATTCTCTACGGTCAGCACTTCGACGTGCCGAAGCTCGACAATTTCGTGCTGCCGATCGGCAAGGCCCGCATCCATCGTCCGGGCAAGGACGTCACGGTCGTCTCCTTCGGCATCGGCATGAGCTATGCCACCAAGGCTGTCGCCGAACTCGAGAAGATCGGCATCGACGTCGAACTGATCGACCTTCGCACCATCCGCCCGATGGACCTGCCGACTGTCATCGAATCGGTGAAGAAGACCGGCCGTCTGGTCACCGTCGAGGAGGGTTATCCCCAGTCCTCCGTCGGCACCGAAATCGCCACCCGCGTCATGCAGCAGGCCTTCGACTATCTCGATGCGCCGATCCTGACGATCGCAGGCAAGGACGTTCCGATGCCTTACGCCGCCAATCTCGAAAAACTCGCCCTTCCGAACGTCGGCGAAGTGGTCGATGCGGTGAAGGCTGTTTGCTACAAATAAGGGGAGGGTGTTTCGATGCCGATCAATA
Protein-coding sequences here:
- the lexA gene encoding transcriptional repressor LexA, producing the protein MLTRKQQELLLFIHERMKESGVPPSFDEMKDALDLASKSGIHRLITALEERGFIRRLPNRARAIEVIKLPEAYSPSIQPRRGFSPSVIEGSLGKPQPVAAPAPAKPVADNGNSVSVPVMGRIAAGVPISAIQNNTHDIVVPADMLGSGEHYALEVKGDSMIDAGIFDGDTVIIRNGSTASPGDIVVALVDDEEATLKRFRRKGASIALEAANPAYETRIFGPDRVKVQGKLVGLIRRYH
- a CDS encoding ComEC/Rec2 family competence protein — encoded protein: MQELTTVELRPEAGEGLADSAGFSPPVMVTRPTRTQSTSPLRHRLPAAASQSLRIGMRMLSEEADHGRLLLVSPVFLGAGSAFWFLAASDFPLVASLLCLLLLIVAVLIASRSRAALRATLLALALVACGMASAQLESWRASTVILDSAVTTTVTGRVERREGDGRGRWRYILAVTGTEAPEVKRSPERITAITRGADAPFEIGDIITGRARLTPPAGPALPELNDFSFGAYFDGIGANGFFYGAPSKVDWQAGPQAARSTWEALLEGLYRLRSGIGDRIRSILPGDTGAFAAALVTDERRAISNETTEALRQSGLAHIVAISGLNMALSAGIFFVGFRMLLSLFPGVAEAYPTKKIAAAGALIAVTAYFLISGFGVSAERAFIMMAIMLIAVFFDRPSISLRNVALSALVIIAISPSEVLGPSFQMSFAATLALVSGYQLWKDRRVRENAFFKLPIIRPVVTVAGFFGGVFLTSLIGGFSTALFSIEHFHRLTAYGLPANLATMPIISFIVMPAGLLAMLLMPFGLDVWAWKVVGFGLDLVIAVAKTVSGWGGNIDVGRLPGWYFAVAVAGFLLLTLLRTRLRHSGTSIIAVSTLILLLLPVPRPPDLVISEDGNLVAVVEAAAMASNRERPPDFIFDQWQRALVLPTHDPPKMLDGPAIPPEGEDRRVRLSRDQQNEARTAMRAAAAAGDTNRFSCVKKAWCASRLGNGHVVAVIDNAAYLGPACDAADIVVTSVRLRFNSCRSGATLFTGETLRRTGSVELRFTGAGLEVATAFDALSRPWMRHRAYDWRSNSFTEPGLAKVSDSGE
- the kdsA gene encoding 3-deoxy-8-phosphooctulonate synthase, translated to MSTDTNSDVRVGEGQGQVTFSNTGRLSLIAGPCQMESRDHAFMVAGTLKELCGRLGIGLVYKSSFDKANRTSLSAERGIGIEKGMEVFADLKKEFGFPVLADVHTAEQCAEVAKIVDVLQIPAFLCRQTDLLIAAAKTGRVVNVKKGQFLAPWDMKNVLKKLNASGNPNVLLCERGASFGYNTLVSDMRSLPIMAAMGAPVIFDATHSVAQPGGQGESSGGQREFVETLARAAVATGIAGVFVETHQDPDNAPSDGPNMVYLKDMPRLLEKLLAFDAVAKA
- a CDS encoding VOC family protein, producing MNTHSTKPYPLDHVVLPVVDIDLARERLGKLGFTVAADARHPFGTENACVFFADKTYLEPLGIASVEESEASARRGNVFTARNRAFRFRCGAEGLSAVAFGSKDAGIDHQDFVGNGSSAGEMLQFTRPMTMPDGSETIAGFKLAFAGDLRAPDLLLFTVERINPLPADRAALETHANGVTGITEIALCAPEPAAFAAFVGLAAAQSAVEKTGFGVNVAASNAKIGLMTPEGLEAYFDIAGSSADRGLRGRAILFAVADLAVTEAHLAANGVTYTRKNNRILVKPAPGQGTLFAFEETR
- a CDS encoding FtsB family cell division protein yields the protein MWTKHHKKRKIGRFVIPAMTVAFLSYFGYHCIHGDYGLRATETFEHQRVAREKELAVLKAKREHLENQVALLSDGSLDKDMLDEKARYQLNMSRADEIVVFNHYSN
- a CDS encoding pyruvate dehydrogenase complex E1 component subunit beta translates to MPIDILMPALSPTMEEGTLSKWLKQEGDKVTSGDVIAEIETDKATMEVEAVDEGVIGKLLVPAGTEGVKVNAKIAVLLQDGESASDMSASAPAAAPAPAAAPQAAQEEKPAAATPASAPVPAEPKAQVQNDPEIPAGTEMVSTTVREALRDAMAEEMRADENVFVMGEEVAEYQGAYKVTQGLLQEFGPRRVVDTPITEHGFAGVGVGAAMAGLRPIVEFMTFNFAMQAIDQIINSAAKTLYMSGGQMGAPIVFRGPNGAAARVGAQHSQDYAAWYSAIPGLKVVMPYTASDAKGLLKAAIRDPNPVIFLENEILYGQHFDVPKLDNFVLPIGKARIHRPGKDVTVVSFGIGMSYATKAVAELEKIGIDVELIDLRTIRPMDLPTVIESVKKTGRLVTVEEGYPQSSVGTEIATRVMQQAFDYLDAPILTIAGKDVPMPYAANLEKLALPNVGEVVDAVKAVCYK
- the pdhA gene encoding pyruvate dehydrogenase (acetyl-transferring) E1 component subunit alpha, with translation MAPRKTATVSSRKTAAKPAAKASNGGPVADFDRNEELKAYREMLLIRRFEEKAGQLYGMGFIGGFCHLYIGQEAVVVGMQMAQKEGDQVITAYRDHGHMLATGMEARGVMAELTGRRSGYSHGKGGSMHMFSKEKHFYGGHGIVGAQVSLGTGLAFANRYRGNDNVSIAYFGDGAANQGQVYESFNMAALWKLPIVYIVENNRYAMGTSTARATAQSNYSLRGSGFGIPGIQVDGMDVRAVKAAADEALEHCRSGKGPIILEMLTYRYRGHSMSDPAKYRSKDEVQKMRSEHDPIEQVKARLVEKGWASEDDLKAIDKDVRDIVADSADFAQADPEPDVSELYTDILL
- the eno gene encoding phosphopyruvate hydratase; translated protein: MTAITDIIAREILDSRGNPTVEVDVYLEDGSMGRAAVPSGASTGAHEAVELRDGGKRYLGKGVEKAVEAANTEIFDAIGGIDAENQIQIDNIMIELDGTPNKSRLGANAILGVSLAVAKAAAQASGLPLYRYVGGASASLLPVPMMNIINGGAHADNPIDFQEFMILPVGADSIAEAVRMGSEVFHTLRKELASQGHNTNVGDEGGFAPGLKSAPEALDFIMKSIEKAGYKPGDDMCLGLDCASTEFFKDGKYVLEGEGRTLESGAMAEYLAELAGKYPIISIEDGMAEDDWDGWKTLTDLAGKKTQLVGDDLFVTNSARLRDGIRMGVANSILVKVNQIGTLTETLDAVNTAHKAAYTAVMSHRSGETEDSTIADLAVATNCGQIKTGSLSRSDRLAKYNQLIRIEEGLGPQAQYAGRSIIRG